From Amphiprion ocellaris isolate individual 3 ecotype Okinawa chromosome 10, ASM2253959v1, whole genome shotgun sequence, one genomic window encodes:
- the LOC111572303 gene encoding voltage-dependent calcium channel beta subunit-associated regulatory protein isoform X4, with protein sequence MGGRRYSRASDDPEKTNTTYAEDSQPTQEITIRLDESDALSASSCHDGESERFVSTGSTGRRVSFNESALYEQEKTTQDKGRRYTLTEGDFHHLKKARLTHLHLPPAPCDLKILTIMECDSTESSTINISETSAPKLPLSIYQPTERRVPDWMGQSLSGGLPGDPHHSIILDQGPRQQPPTMKPQHTRSQTMEAIGDRGEAESERGQRRESTPAPGQTSVLHFFSKLRRHASLEGAGPYFRRWKFDTSHRAASLDAKGSPKRRPFQRQRAASETTDHTEDDSSPLRDEAIESFPHTPIQTSGLQSLSADSLTLPTSAPTSSVFLSRLKLEAMVEVGSSSTRREELCLPSDRCLAQRQEEATVNGTEEEKETMLGGAIRSKAGDELQSAEDDDLFGIQQKAAIQERFEDMLKKSKDTKADSGMTDVGKKKEVEIDDGDEVVLGAEARRRTDSGSSFSFMIRQESLEAPPSLYKDIWSLRASLEQYASSDQSSTDRESIRSDADSISSLGGAGARSGLDSCLSQDLDDEPEGEGEGEVMDGGTRGASGVDSEMGSGAGGEVEGGNRKLLQMDSGYASIEAPSRAPDEMRLFGTPGAPRGKTASERRLFFTSSGRKGSVCESIEARQFQEELEEEMADGMDRDGKLKEESQTGSQSLTLQEPYQLMKSLHPQKSPESQTQLMSPLVKPISQPSSPHRPRLRRRDYSIDEKTDALFNEFLRHDPRFDQQDSPLRSRHRSRVHLRKQWQRHKQYSDPGSSTGGRYSPSLERQRFTPLRRGDSAGYPLDTRYHSTLSRIASAADEEASEVAASEEAAKERAEGKDQSSEGAAGDSAGGAASKTSEANDTTKSSSDCAPSTGETEGCQISTNKDSESTSSQPVGTATAQTSYMDPRVDNRNNNSSQAILSEVSLQAESSLTDKLVVSVEERLYSGLRSAEKLSQGGSERVLTVSHTASPGFSPI encoded by the exons ATGGGTGGACGGCGCTACTCCAG AGCCAGCGATGACCCTGAGAAGACAAACACTACTTACGCTGAGGACTCTCAGCCCACGCAAG AAATCACCATTCGTCTGGATGAATCAGACGCACTCTCAGCATCCAGCTGTCACGATGGAGAGTCAGAGCGATTTGTCTCCACGGGATCGACTGGACGCAGAGTCTCCTTCAATGAATCTGCACTTTACGAACAGGAGAAGACGACTCAGGACAAAGGACGCAG GTACACTCTGACTGAAGGAGACTTCCACCACCTGAAGAAGGCCCGGCTGACCCACCTCCACCTgcctccagccccctgtgacctgAAGATCCTCACCATCATGGAGTGCGACTCAACGGAGAGCAGCACCATCAACATCAGTGAGACTTCAGCTCCTAAACTGCCCCTCTCCATCTACCAG CCCACAGAGAGGAGAGTCCCTGACTGGATGGGTCAGAGCCTCAGTGGAGGTCTACCAGGAGACCCCCACCACTCCATCATTCTGGACCAGGGACCCAGGCAGCAACCTCCTACCATGAAACCACAGCACACACGCTCCCAGACA ATGGAGGCTATCGGGGACAGGGGGGAGGCTGAGAGCGAAAGGGGGCAGAGAAGAGAGTCGACTCCGGCTCCAGGCCAGACTTCAGTTCTACATTTCTTCTCCAAGTTGCGGCGCCACGCCAGTCTGGAGGGAGCAGGGCCTTACTTTAGGAGGTGGAAGTTCGACACCAGTCACCGGGCTGCCAGTCTGGATGCCAAAG GATCCCCCAAGAGAAGGCCCTTTCAGAGACAGAGAGCCGCAAGTGAAACTACTGATCACACAGAAGATGACTCTTCTCCTCTCCGAGATGAGGCCATTGAATCTTTCCCACACACTCCCATCCAGACCAGTGGCCTCCAGTCGCTCTCTGCGGACTCTCTGACTCTTCCCACATCTGCACCAACATCTTCAGTCTTCCTCAGCAG GTTAAAACTGGAGGCCATGGTGGAGGTAGGTAGCAGCAGCACCAGGAGAGAGGAACTCTGTTTGCCATCAGACAGGTGTCTGGCCCAGAGGCAAGAGGAAGCTACAGTTAATGGaacagaagaggagaaagaaacgATGTTGGGTGGAGCTATAAGATCAAAAGCAGGAGACGAGCTACAATCAGCAGAAGATGACGACTTGTTCGGGATACAACAAAAAGCGGCCATTCAGGAAAGGTTTGAAGACATGTTAAAGAAAagtaaagacacaaaagcagACAGTGGGATGACAGATGTGGGGAAAAAGAAAGAGGTGGAGATAGATGATGGAGATGAGGTGGTGTTGGGAGCTGAGGCCAGACGAAGGACTGACTCAGGCTCATCTTTTTCCTTCATGATTCGCCAGGAGAGCTTGGAGGCCCCTCCTTCCCTATACAAAGACATTTGGAGCTTGCGAGCCTCTCTGGAACAATACGCCTCCTCAGACCAGAGCAGCACAGATCGGGAGTCCATCCGCAGTGACGCCGACAGCATCTCATCCCTCGGTGGTGCAGGAGCTCGATCAGGTCTGGACAGCTGCTTGTCCCAAGACCTGGACGATGAGCCTGAGGGAGAAGGGGAGGGAGAAGTGATGGATGGAGGAACCAGAGGGGCATCAGGTGTAGACAGTGAGATGGGGAGTGGAGCAGGGGGAGAGGTTGAGGGGGGAAACAGGAAGCTCCTCCAAATGGACAGCGGCTATGCCTCAATAGAAGCACCGTCCAGGGCCCCTGACGAGATGCGACTGTTCGGGACTCCTGGAGCCCCTCGAGGGAAGACAGCATCTGAGAGAAGGTTGTTTTTCACAAGCTCTGGAAGAAAAGGCTCAGTGTGCGAGAGCATCGAGGCCCGGCAGTttcaggaggagctggaggaagagATGGCGGACGGCATGGACAGAGATGGGAAACTCAAGGAGGAATCTCAGACTGGCAGCCAGTCTCTCACCCTTCAGGAACCATATCAGCTTATGAAGTCCCTTCATCCTCAGAAGTCTCCAGAATCACAGACACAGCTGATGTCTCCACTGGTGAAGCCAATCTCACAGCCCTCGAGTCCCCACCGACCTCGTCTCCGCCGCCGTGACTACAGCATCGATGAGAAGACAGATGCCCTTTTTAACGAGTTCCTTCGTCACGACCCACGGTTTGACCAGCAGGACTCTCCGTTACGCTCCAGGCACCGATCCAGAGTTCACCTCCGGAAACAGTGGCAAAGACATAAGCAATACAGTGACCCAGGGTCCAGCACCGGGGGAAGGTACTCCCCATCTTTGGAGAGGCAGCGGTTCACTCCTCTTAGGAGGGGAGACAGCGCCGGCTACCCTCTGGACACCAGATATCACAGCACCCTCTCACGCATCGCAAGTGCTGCCGATGAAGAAGCCAGCGAGGTTGCAGCTTCTGAGGAGGCAGCCAAAGAGAGAGCAGAGGGCAAAGATCAATCAAGTGAAGGAGCTGCGGGAGACTCTGCCGGTGGAGCGGCCAGCAAAACATCCGAAGCAAACGACACAACAAAAAGCAGCTCTGACTGTGCGCCGTCGACTGGTGAGACCGAAGGCTGCCAAATCTCTACAAACAAGGACTCAGAAAGCACAAGCAGCCAGCCTGTGGGCACGGCGACTGCACAAACGAGCTACATGGATCCAAGAGTCGACAACAGGAACAACAACAGCAGTCAGGCCATTTTATCCGAGGTTTCGCTGCAGGCAGAGAGCAGTCTGACAGACAAGCTGGTGGTGTCGGTGGAGGAGAGGCTTTACAGCGGCCTGCGGAGTGCAGAGAAGCTCAGCCAGGGAGGATCAGAGCGTGTGCTGACTGTGTCTCACACAGCCTCACCTGGATTCAGCCCCATTTAG